From one Triticum urartu cultivar G1812 chromosome 3, Tu2.1, whole genome shotgun sequence genomic stretch:
- the LOC125544688 gene encoding anthocyanidin 5,3-O-glucosyltransferase-like, producing MKRIAYFILTFALETEKIIRDQFVFPQPRPKMKEANQGACDRESRRTVLMYPAPGAGHLIPTVEFGRLLVSHGLAVIVVQRGLPAGNATAPASSLYGNGDASASPFLSFHYIPEPPLPHGVPEGDHVAKVFELTRASNPELRDFLRVTSPAALLLDFFCYSAADVAAEIGIPAYFFFLSCTASLAVLLHLPVIHGQNDVSMRDLGGELVHVPGVTPIPAHDLPAAFLDRSSLSYKHFLALSEQLCKSHGVIVNSCRSLEPRATDAVASGLCTPPGRTTPPLFCVGPLVQSAEVAEKQGEECLAWLDTQPKASVLFLCFGSMGRFSAEQIKEMAAGLEMSGQRFLWVVRSPPGGNEQPGEPELDVLLPNGFLDRTRDRGLVVTSWAPQREVLAHETVGGFVTHCGWNSVLEAVMAGVPMLGWPLYAEQRMNKVFLVEGMQLGVAMEPGPDGFVTAKEIEGKVTWLMSSDGGRELRERTLVAMREAREALSAGGDSTAALLQLVQRLVSRADAGDLLGGGIDVVESVVASIHEGRGRSSDVISSEPMDDSSAKEQLRVVGANLGSYNNGVSEVVGDSNDVKAQNTSSASIGEEGDAEGVVVNKTKASCWTRRVRIGNAPEERDANPSRVPALEASMRAYAENKGGTVVNPSLGTSFDTVEEAYEFYNLYSWEMGFGVRYAKSRLNVHRKKCMQEFVCACAVGMILGNKMRLTLSIGHL from the exons ATGAAGCGCATAGCATACTTTATCCTCACGTTCGCTCTGGAAACTGAAAAAATAATCCGTGATCAATTCGTCTTCCCACAGCCACGTCCTAAAATGAAAGAGGCAAACCAAGGAGCCTGCGACAGAGAGTCGCGGAGGACAGTCCTCATGTACCCTGCGCCTGGCGCAGGCCATTTGATCCCCACGGTGGAGTTTGGCAGGCTGCTTGTGTCGCATGGCCTCGCGGTCATCGTCGTTCAGCGTGGCCTTCCGGCCGGCAACGCCACAGCTCCCGCGTCCTCCCTGTACGGCAACGGCGACGCTTCAGCCAGCCCCTTTCTCTCTTTCCACTACATCCCGGAGCCGCCACTCCCGCACGGGGTGCCGGAGGGCGACCATGTGGCCAAGGTTTTCGAGCTTACACGCGCTTCCAACCCTGAGCTCCGTGATTTCCTCCGCGTCACCTCCCCGGCGGCCCTCCTCCTCGACTTCTTCTGCTACAGCGCCGCCGATGTCGCGGCAGAGATCGGCATCCCGGCGTATTTCTTCTTCCTGAGTTGCACGGCCAGCCTGGCTGTATTGCTCCACCTGCCCGTCATCCACGGGCAAAACGATGTGAGCATGCGTGACCTCGGCGGCGAGCTCGTGCACGTGCCTGGCGTCACTCCTATACCGGCGCACGACCTCCCCGCTGCTTTCCTCGATCGGAGCAGCCTGAGCTATAAGCATTTCCTCGCCTTGTCCGAACAGCTGTGCAAGTCGCACGGCGTTATTGTGAACAGCTGCCGATCCCTGGAGCCGCGCGCCACCGACGCCGTCGCCTCCGGCCTCTGCACGCCCCCGGGGCGCACGACACCGCCCTTATTTTGTGTCGGCCCACTGGTACAATCTGCGGAGGTAGCCGAGAAGCAAGGCGAAGAGTGCCTTGCGTGGCTAGACACGCAGCCGAAGGCCAGCGTGCTGTTCCTCTGCTTCGGCAGTATGGGCCGGTTCAGCGCCGAGCAGATCAAGGAGATGGCGGCGGGTCTGGAGATGAGTGGCCAACGGTTCCTCTGGGTCGTACGCAGCCCGCCGGGCGGCAACGAGCAGCCGGGCGAGCCGGAGCTGGACGTGCTGCTCCCGAATGGCTTCCTGGACAGGACTAGGGACAGAGGGCTGGTGGTCACGTCGTGGGCGCCGCAGCGGGAAGTGCTGGCCCACGAAACAGTGGGCGGGTTCGTGACCCATTGCGGGTGGAACTCGGTGCTGGAGGCGGTCATGGCGGGTGTGCCGATGCTGGGGTGGCCGCTGTACGCGGAGCAGCGGATGAACAAGGTATTTTTGGTGGAGGGGATGCAGCTAGGCGTGGCGATGGAACCAGGCCCAGATGGCTTCGTGACGGCAAAGGAGATCGAGGGGAAGGTCACTTGGCTGATGAGTTCTGATGGCGGGAGGGAGCTTCGGGAGCGTACTTTGGTGGCCATGAGAGAGGCAAGGGAGGCCCTCAGCGCCGGTGGGGATTCCACGGCGGCACTTCTGCAGCTCGTGCAAAG ATTGGTATCCAGGGCTGATGCGGGTGATTTGTTGGGTGGAGGAATCGATGTTGTGGAGTCTGTGGTTGCTTCCATCCATGAAGGGCGCGGGCGCTCCTCTGATGTGATTTCTTCCGAGCCGATGGATGACAGCAGTGCCAAAGAGCAGTTGAGAGTGGTGGGGGCGAATCTCGGGTCATACAACAACGGTGTGAGCGAGGTCGTTGGCGACTCGAACGATGTGAAGGCTCAGAACACTTCCTCTGCATCAATAGGAGAGGAGGGAGATGCAGAAGGCGTCGTTGTCAACAAAACAAAGGCTTCATGTTGGACTCGACG AGTCAGGATTGGCAACGCACCAGAAGAGAGGGATGCCAACCCAAGCAGAGTCCCTGCCCTCGAGGCTTCGATGAGAGCTTATGCAGAAAACAAGGGTGGCACAGTTGTTAACCCGTCGCTCGGAACTAGCTTTGACACGGTTGAAGAAGCGTATGAATTTTACAACCTATATTCCTGGGAGATGGGGTTTGGCGTTCGGTATGCCAAAAGCAGGTTGAACGTCCATCGAAAAAAGTGCATGCAGGAGTTTGTATGCGCGTGCGCGGTGGGCATGATTCTAGGAAACAAAATGAGGCTTACACTGTCGATCGGGCACTTGTAG
- the LOC125548585 gene encoding 3-ketoacyl-CoA synthase 6-like, whose translation MGSSPHVKFLMMVSRLVVDNFLGVLAVAVAAAVVGRAWPIRPEEILDQMLALPRVYVFMAAILAAAMEKMRRMRRLRDVYLVEYGCFRPKPCYRTPFATCLEHAHLMPYLVDEESVAFAMRLLERSGLGEETCVPDAYHYMPPDRSLKASRDEAELVIFAAVDDVFAKTAVIKPADIDVLIVNCSIFTPVPVFADMVVNKYKLRSDVKIMNLSGMGCSAGLVSVGLARKILQVAPPGTRVLIVSTEILSSQYYVGTERAMLLPNCLFRMGAAAMILSNSASEARFRLRRVVRTVTAARDADYRCVFQEEDDKGNTGIRLSKDLATTAGYALKNNIAAFGPLVLPATEQLLVALSLLKRRLLRGRAKVRLYRPDFRTAFEHICIHAGGRGVIDEVQDGLGLSDDDVEASRMTLHRFGNTSSSSVLYELAYLEAKGRMKKDDRVWMISFGAGFDCNSVSWECVKPAGDADGPWAECVARYPVQLPEIDKDM comes from the coding sequence ATGGGCTCGTCACCTCACGTCAAATTCCTCATGATGGTGAGCCGACTTGTCGTGGACAACTTCTTGGGGGTCTTGGCGGTGGCCGTCGCTGCCGCCGTGGTCGGGAGGGCGTGGCCCATTCGCCCCGAAGAGATCCTAGACCAGATGCTCGCCTTGCCGCGTGTCTACGTCTTCATGGCGGCGATCCTGGCGGCGGCCATGGAGAAGATGCGGCGCATGCGGCGGCTGCGGGATGTGTACCTCGTGGAGTACGGCTGCTTCCGGCCCAAGCCCTGCTACCGCACGCCGTTCGCCACGTGTCTGGAGCATGCGCACCTCATGCCGTACCTCGTCGACGAGGAGAGCGTCGCCTTCGCGATGCGGCTGCTCGAGCGCTCCGGGCTCGGCGAGGAGACATGCGTGCCGGACGCGTACCACTACATGCCCCCGGACCGCAGCCTCAAGGCGTCCCGGGACGAGGCCGAGCTGGTCATCTTCGCCGCCGTCGACGACGTGTTCGCCAAGACGGCCGTCATCAAGCCAGCCGACATCGACGTGCTCATCGTCAACTGCAGCATCTTCACGCCGGTTCCGGTGTTTGCTGACATGGTCGTCAACAAGTACAAGCTCCGCTCCGACGTGAAGATCATGAACCTGTCGGGGATGGGTTGCAGCGCTGGGCTCGTCTCCGTCGGCCTCGCCAGGAAAATCCTCCAGGTGGCGCCGCCAGGCACGCGCGTGCTGATAGTGTCCACGGAGATCCTCTCGTCGCAGTACTACGTGGGCACGGAGCGTGCGATGCTGCTGCCCAACTGCCTCTTCCGCATGGGCGCCGCGGCCATGATCCTCTCCAACTCCGCGAGTGAGGCGCGGTTTCGTCTCCGGCGCGTGGTGCGCACCGTCACCGCCGCACGGGACGCGGACTACCGCTGCGTGTTCCAGGAGGAGGACGACAAGGGGAACACCGGCATCCGCCTCTCCAAGGACCTCGCCACCACCGCCGGCTACGCGCTCAAGAACAACATCGCGGCTTTCGGGCCCCTCGTCCTGCCGGCCACGGAGCAGCTCCTCGTCGCGCTGTCCCTGCTCAAGCGGAGGCTCCTAAGAGGGCGCGCCAAGGTGAGGCTGTATCGCCCGGACTTCCGCACTGCGTTCGAGCACATCTGCATCCACGCGGGCGGGCGTGGAGTGATCGACGAGGTTCAGGACGGCCTCGGCCTCTCCGACGACGACGTGGAGGCGTCGCGGATGACGCTGCACAGGTTCGGCAACACGTCCAGCAGCTCGGTCCTGTACGAGCTGGCGTACCTGGAGGCCAAGGGGCGGATGAAGAAGGACGACAGGGTGTGGATGATCTCCTTCGGCGCCGGATTCGACTGCAACAGTGTCTCGTGGGAGTGCGTCAAGCCGGCCGGCGACGCCGACGGGCCGTGGGCCGAGTGCGTCGCCCGCTACCCCGTGCAGCTGCCCGAAATCGACAAGGACATGTGA